In the genome of Aspergillus luchuensis IFO 4308 DNA, chromosome 2, nearly complete sequence, one region contains:
- a CDS encoding RNA methyltransferase (COG:A;~EggNog:ENOG410PP14;~InterPro:IPR029028,IPR029026,IPR029064,IPR001537, IPR013123;~PFAM:PF08032,PF00588;~antiSMASH:Cluster_2.4;~go_function: GO:0003723 - RNA binding [Evidence IEA];~go_function: GO:0008168 - methyltransferase activity [Evidence IEA];~go_function: GO:0008173 - RNA methyltransferase activity [Evidence IEA];~go_process: GO:0006396 - RNA processing [Evidence IEA]), with the protein MSLQSSLTSLRAYLRPSIAPSAHLHPVRHASLNSAIGRGIRRSQFVDDVPQRRNSARDARDGGHKRNMAKRDKRPEAREHRSGTAFDEEEFIKKGTFRALPRAYQTERTVTKRGKDGKKIYTKEEVRHPDYVGDDQEIRSGRFRTLSQDYQSRPPPPRQHRPTDKFPEEVKSFVKIPLSVPYTTPASQFVYGISACMAALRGSRRRLYKLYLYQSEGQELTPEKIALRKLALSKNVAVKMAFASWRRLLDQMSDGRPHQGCILEVSPLPRLPVQYFRPVPSPGADHFSLELGAQSREEAQVNTMNNTVDINNTFGNRYPVVVLLDGIVDPGNLGAIIRSAYYMGADAIVFAGRNSAEISPVVIKASAGAAEHMTFLHVRNEVDFIRQSKENGWRFYAADAPGKGSSSVYMDPAEFGNEGTVAQAPSVIMMGSEGAGLSPHILSQANAVVGIPGAKISPELGVESDPARVDSLNVSVAAALLMNMFLRVPVSWAKKEDTRVW; encoded by the coding sequence ATGTCTCTCCAATCGTCTCTCACCTCTCTTCGAGCTTACCTTCGACCCTCAATTGCACCGTCAGCTCATTTGCACCCCGTCAGGCATGCATCACTGAACTCGGCCATTGGCCGGGGCATCCGCAGGTCACAATTTGTCGATGATGTACCTCAACGACGCAATTCCGCCCGCGATGCTCGGGATGGTGGGCACAAAAGAAACATGGCCAAGCGTGATAAACGCCCAGAAGCGCGGGAGCACCGGTCTGGAACCGCattcgacgaggaagagTTCATCAAGAAAGGGACATTTCGCGCATTGCCTCGCGCATATCAAACAGAGAGAACTGTAAccaaaagaggaaaagatggaaagaagatctATACGAAAGAGGAAGTGAGGCACCCTGATTATGTCGGCGACGATCAGGAAATCAGGAGTGGGCGTTTCCGCACATTATCCCAGGATTATCAGAGCAGGCCTCCCCCGCCTCGCCAACATCGTCCTACCGACAAATTTCCCGAAGAAGTCAAAAGTTTCGTCAAAATTCCCCTCTCAGTGCCTTATACGACGCCTGCATCGCAGTTTGTTTATGGAATTTCTGCATGCATGGCTGCATTACGTGGCAGCCGTCGCCGGCTATACAAACTCTACCTCTACCAATCAGAGGGCCAAGAATTAACTCCGGAGAAAATAGCTCTACGAAAACTGGCACTTTCGAAAAACGTGGCGGTAAAAATGGCTTTTGCGAGCTGGCGCCGGTTACTCGACCAGATGAGTGATGGCCGACCTCACCAAGGCTGTATTCTTGAGGTATCCCCTTTGCCTCGGCTGCCAGTGCAATATTTCAGGCCCGTTCCATCTCCGGGGGCGGATCACTTCAGCCTAGAGCTGGGAGCGCAATCGCGAGAAGAAGCACAGGTAAATACTATGAACAACACGGTtgacatcaacaacaccttTGGAAATAGGTATCCTGTTGTTGTACTACTGGACGGCATCGTCGATCCTGGGAATCTCGGCGCCATCATTCGCTCCGCCTACTACATGGGAGCTGACGCCATAGTTTTCGCGGGCCGAAACTCAGCAGAGATATCCCCAGTAGTTATCAAGGCATCTGCAGGAGCCGCAGAACATATGACATTTCTTCATGTGCGGAATGAAGTCGATTTCATTCGACAATCAAAAGAAAATGGGTGGCGGTTCTACGCCGCTGATGCGCCGGGCAAGGGATCTTCATCTGTATATATGGACCCTGCCGAGTTTGGGAATGAGGGCACTGTTGCCCAGGCACCGAGTGTCATTATGATGGGCAGTGAGGGCGCGGGGCTGAGCCCCCACATCCTTTCCCAGGCAAATGCTGTTGTTGGCATCCCTGGTGCTAAAATCAGCCCAGAGTTGGGCGTGGAGTCAGATCCGGCTAGAGTGGACAGTCTCAATGTCAGCGTTGCGGCTGCTTTGTTGATGAATATGTTCCTTCGGGTGCCAGTGTCATgggccaagaaggaggataCTAGGGtctggtga